In Deltaproteobacteria bacterium, the following proteins share a genomic window:
- a CDS encoding alpha/beta hydrolase — protein MAAIALAYREWGNRSLPAVLLVHGLAGCGRIWEPLAEGLADLVHVVAPDLRGHGGSPCPGTYTAEAYLEDLEALVAELGVNSLALVGHSFGGLLCAGYAVRHPERTRALVSIDINIPPPAWQTEHLREAGSKPHPVFATRGEAEAYLRKNLAPASSNQVMNALAEALLARVTNGTTGFTLNFDRETLCQAAPLEVAGQLDRLTCPTLFLRGSESAVMDRAAAIALLSRLPHSRLVQIPRAGHHVFLDNPAATVQEVRRFLTETQRAR, from the coding sequence ATGGCGGCAATCGCACTTGCGTATAGAGAATGGGGTAACCGCAGCTTGCCGGCGGTCTTGCTCGTCCATGGTCTGGCCGGCTGTGGGCGCATCTGGGAGCCGCTGGCGGAAGGTCTAGCTGATCTGGTCCATGTCGTTGCGCCGGATCTGCGTGGCCACGGTGGCAGCCCGTGTCCGGGCACTTACACGGCGGAAGCATACCTCGAAGACCTGGAAGCGCTCGTCGCCGAGCTCGGGGTCAACTCGCTGGCGCTCGTCGGCCACTCGTTTGGGGGGCTGCTGTGTGCCGGTTACGCGGTACGCCATCCCGAGCGCACCCGCGCACTGGTCTCGATCGACATCAACATCCCGCCGCCTGCTTGGCAGACCGAACACTTGCGGGAGGCCGGCAGCAAGCCGCATCCAGTATTCGCCACAAGGGGCGAGGCCGAGGCGTATTTGCGTAAGAACCTTGCGCCGGCTTCAAGCAACCAGGTGATGAACGCGCTGGCCGAGGCGCTGCTGGCGCGGGTGACCAACGGTACAACCGGGTTCACGCTCAATTTCGACCGCGAGACGCTGTGCCAAGCCGCCCCGCTCGAGGTTGCCGGTCAACTCGATCGCCTCACTTGTCCCACCCTATTCTTGCGCGGCAGTGAGTCGGCGGTGATGGATCGGGCGGCGGCAATTGCGCTGTTGTCACGCCTGCCGCACTCCCGCCTGGTGCAGATCCCGCGCGCGGGCCATCACGTCTTTCTCGACAACCCGGCGGCGACGGTGCAAGAGGTCAGGCGGTTTTTGACCGAAACCCAGCGCGCGCGCTAA